The following coding sequences are from one Triticum dicoccoides isolate Atlit2015 ecotype Zavitan chromosome 4A, WEW_v2.0, whole genome shotgun sequence window:
- the LOC119283707 gene encoding uncharacterized protein LOC119283707, which yields MAKTWTRSIYSDVWCDGLMIDTSEISFTDSSLPNLLPGMFDEENNLTWKKLTSAGPTLSLLDDNVIYIMAKERMCHPTAYVLTVDTKSLKLESELVKEFETKGTIFEIKEGPVLSVVSKRLRVLRKKQNRIAQMEESVAAGKMLNQEQKELMHSKPVIAALIDELERLRIPLSTALTKELSTVPAPAASSSSFGSDLSIQDLLALIYFGSLFYVKSPNEFIATMVACKNERSSCITHGYIWDDTVDLLVENDLDAVSAVAALAAARPSSADGVSHHDALQACAHHARLWLTHAVAPIHPGSSVTYAAVRSKLDRIMASDYYTAPAVAGNHGAEGLQAQMSMTDSPEAPSLKETLAAENHKEDEEDSSHATEIDNDHQSNAADVQNVDGKTLVNPRVEYRVAEAEQEKFDVKEQDQMYAEPKKRQFQHPRQSCQNQRGGDRGWRGAYPNGHSGHGGSRGMGSRYENGRGGGGGGGRGMGSGYENGRGGGGGGCE from the exons ATGGCTAAAACATGGACTAGATCAATTTATTCAGATGTTTGGTGTGATGGCTTGATGATTGATACGTCTGAGATATCTTTCACCGACTCAAGTTTGCCAAATTTGTTGCCTGGGATGTTTGATGAGGAAAACAATTTGACTTGGAAGAAATTGACTAGTGCTGGTCCTACATTAAGCTTGCTTGATGACAATGTTATTTACATTATGGCGAAGGAGAGAATGTGCCATCCGACAGCATATGTACTTACTGTGGACACCAAAAGTTTGAAGCTCGAGTCTG AGTTGGTTAAAGAATTTGAAACCAAAGGGACAATATTTGAAATCAAGGAAGGGCCGGTGCTCTCGGTGGTGTCGAAGCGTCTCCGTGTGCTGCGGAAGAAGCAGAATCGCATCGCGCAGATGGAGGAGTCCGTCGCTGCCGGCAAGATGCTTAACCAGGAGCAGAAGGAGCTCATGCACTCCAAGCCCGTCATCGCCGCGCTCATTGACGAGCTTGAGCGCCTTCGCATACCACTCTCCACTGCACTCACCAAGGAGCTCTCCACCGTCCCTGCACCTGCTGCCAGTTCCTCATCCTTTGGCTCCGATTTGTCCATCCAGGACCTCCTCGCGCTCATCTACTTCGGCTCCCTTTTTTATGTCAAGTCACCGAACGAGTTCATCGCCACCATGGTTGCGTGCAAGAACGAACGGAGCAGCTGCATCACCCACGGCTACATATGGGATGATACCGTGGACCTGCTCGTGGAGAACGACCTTGACGCAGTGTCTGCTGTGGCGGCCCTTGCCGCGGCTCGCCCTTCTTCCGCAGATGGTGTCTCCCACCATGACGCACTCCAGGCCTGTGCCCATCATGCCCGCCTATGGCTAACCCATGCTGTTGCGCCGATCCACCCTGGCTCCTCTGTTACAT ATGCTGCGGTGAGGTCCAAGTTAGACAGGATCATGGCATCAGACTACTACACAGCACCTGCAGTTGCTGGGAACCATGGAGCTGAAGGTCTGCAGGCACAGATGAGCATGACCGACTCACCAGAGGCACCATCACTCAAGGAGACCCTAGCTGCTGAAAATCACAAG GAGGACGAGGAAGATTCCTCGCATGCCACAGAAATCGACAATGATCATCAGTCTAATGCAGCCGATGTGCAAAATGTG GATGGTAAAACCCTGGTGAACCCTCGTGTGGAATATCGCGTGGCTGAGGCAGAGCAGGAGAAATTTGATGTGAAAGAACAAGATCAGATGTATGCCGAGCCAAAAAAGCGACAGTTTCAGCACCCTCGACAATCTTGTCAGAACCAGCGAGGTGGTGATCGTGGCTGGAGGGGGGCCTACCCTAATGGCCATAGCGGGCATGGAGGCAGCCGTGGCATGGGCAGCAGATACGAGAATGggcgtggaggtggtggtggtggcggccgtGGCATGGGCAGTGGATACGAGAATGggcgtggaggtggtggtggtggctgtg AATGA